The following proteins are encoded in a genomic region of Bacteroidota bacterium:
- a CDS encoding DegT/DnrJ/EryC1/StrS family aminotransferase, whose amino-acid sequence MIEYENLAKLNQSFFSEYQQAFKETLDSGWFILGKKVQQFEHSFAEYCGTKHCIGVANGLDALILALRACYFEKGSEIIVPSNTYIATILSILHNNLVPVLVEPDIRTYNIDPSKIEEKITSKTRAILVVHLYGKLCEMDTINKLAKTKGLLVIEDCAQAHGASYKSINAGNWGTLAAFSFYPTKNLGALADAGAITCNSNELETDLKALRNYGSHVKYYNEVVGYNSRLDEVQAAFLSIKLKYLDAINEHKKKLAALYLKYLKADFIKPTTHPDYNDVYHIFCIRHPKRNALKEYLLQNNIKTEIHYPVAPNKQKAMIGILDNQESPIAEEIHQTTLSLPISYFHTEQEIHRVIEIMNQF is encoded by the coding sequence ATGATTGAATACGAAAATCTGGCAAAACTCAACCAATCTTTCTTTAGTGAGTACCAACAAGCCTTTAAAGAAACCCTCGACAGTGGCTGGTTTATTTTAGGAAAAAAAGTACAGCAATTTGAACATTCCTTTGCCGAATACTGTGGTACCAAACACTGTATTGGTGTAGCCAATGGTTTAGATGCATTAATATTGGCTTTACGAGCTTGCTATTTCGAAAAGGGAAGCGAAATAATTGTGCCTTCAAATACCTATATCGCTACCATATTATCAATTTTACACAACAACCTGGTACCGGTATTAGTTGAACCCGATATTCGAACCTACAATATAGATCCTTCAAAAATTGAAGAAAAAATAACTTCTAAAACACGCGCCATTCTTGTTGTTCATTTATATGGCAAACTTTGTGAAATGGACACAATAAACAAGTTGGCAAAAACTAAAGGCTTGCTGGTGATAGAAGATTGTGCTCAAGCGCATGGTGCTTCCTATAAATCGATAAATGCCGGAAATTGGGGAACACTCGCTGCTTTCAGTTTTTACCCTACCAAAAATTTAGGAGCATTGGCCGATGCTGGAGCAATAACATGTAATAGCAATGAATTGGAAACAGATTTAAAAGCACTACGCAATTACGGCTCACATGTAAAATATTACAACGAAGTAGTAGGTTACAATTCCCGTTTGGATGAAGTACAAGCTGCATTTTTAAGTATTAAATTAAAGTATCTTGATGCGATTAATGAGCATAAAAAAAAGTTAGCAGCACTTTATTTAAAGTACCTGAAAGCTGATTTTATTAAACCAACTACACATCCCGATTACAATGACGTGTATCACATTTTTTGTATACGCCATCCCAAGCGTAATGCACTCAAAGAGTATTTGTTGCAGAACAATATCAAAACCGAAATTCATTATCCGGTTGCACCCAATAAGCAAAAAGCGATGATAGGAATACTTGACAATCAGGAAAGTCCTATTGCTGAAGAAATTCATCAAACTACATTAAGCTTACCCATTTCATATTTTCATACTGAGCAAGAGATTCATCGGGTAATCGAAATCATGAATCAATTTTAA
- a CDS encoding glycosyltransferase: MPTISVITINYNNLAGLKETVASVINQVEADFEYLLIDGGSSDGSKEFIQQNQHKFSYWVSEKDAGIYAAMNKGIDRAKGEYCLFLNSGDVLVDKGILNKVISLHRTESILYGELIFDFGGGKEKLAKLPKHLNLLHLYTDNIWHPASFIKRNLLLSFGKYNETFSIAADYEFFFYTLGIQKESSYYLDFPISKYASDGISSLPENADRVMNERSRVHQKYLNRQQLKVLENWKKYKSEAVANWISKRYFLNSVLDKLLAIYHKFRNKKW; the protein is encoded by the coding sequence ATGCCTACAATCTCAGTTATTACTATAAATTATAACAATTTGGCCGGTTTAAAAGAAACGGTTGCCAGCGTTATAAATCAAGTTGAAGCTGATTTTGAATACCTACTTATAGATGGTGGTTCAAGTGATGGCAGTAAAGAATTTATTCAGCAAAATCAGCATAAATTCAGCTATTGGGTTTCTGAAAAGGATGCTGGAATTTATGCTGCGATGAACAAAGGAATTGATAGAGCTAAAGGTGAGTATTGTCTTTTCTTAAACAGTGGTGATGTTCTTGTTGATAAAGGTATTTTGAACAAAGTAATTTCTTTACATCGAACTGAATCAATACTTTATGGTGAACTAATTTTTGATTTTGGAGGAGGAAAGGAAAAATTAGCCAAACTTCCTAAACATCTAAACTTGTTGCATCTTTATACTGATAATATTTGGCACCCGGCAAGTTTTATAAAACGAAATTTGCTCTTGAGCTTTGGAAAGTACAATGAAACATTTAGCATCGCCGCTGATTACGAATTTTTCTTTTATACACTTGGTATACAAAAAGAAAGTAGCTACTATCTTGATTTTCCTATTAGCAAATATGCCAGCGATGGTATAAGCTCACTTCCTGAAAACGCCGACCGAGTTATGAATGAGCGCAGTCGTGTACACCAAAAATATTTAAATAGGCAACAACTGAAAGTACTAGAAAATTGGAAAAAATATAAATCAGAAGCTGTGGCAAATTGGATAAGCAAAAGGTATTTTTTAAATTCTGTGTTAGACAAACTGCTAGCTATTTACCATAAGTTCAGAAATAAAAAATGGTAA